One stretch of Nitrospirae bacterium YQR-1 DNA includes these proteins:
- the ftsY gene encoding signal recognition particle-docking protein FtsY — protein sequence MGFVDTLKSGLKKTRETLFMDVETLFSGKAVTTETIEAFEEILFTSDIGVNATTEIIEGLQQEFKAGKIKKADDIKDYLKAVMSSILGLPQPFVLYSERPFVVFCLGVNGVGKTTTIGKLASRVIAQGHSVMLAAADTFRAAAIEQLDIWAARSGASIVKHQHGSDPAAVAFDAVEAAKARDIDLVIVDTAGRLHTKTHLMEELKKIKRVIGKSIKGAPHETLLVVDATTGQNALAQAKLFNEAVGVTGIALTKMDGTSKGGIVLAIKKELNIPIRLIGVGEGINDCQDFIPKDFVTALFD from the coding sequence ATGGGATTTGTTGATACACTTAAGTCCGGTTTAAAAAAGACCAGAGAAACTCTTTTTATGGACGTTGAGACGCTTTTTTCAGGCAAGGCTGTAACAACTGAAACAATAGAGGCTTTTGAAGAGATACTCTTTACCTCCGATATAGGGGTGAATGCGACAACGGAGATAATAGAGGGGCTGCAACAGGAATTTAAAGCTGGAAAAATAAAAAAAGCAGACGATATAAAGGACTATTTAAAGGCAGTGATGAGCTCCATACTGGGGCTTCCACAGCCCTTTGTCTTATACAGCGAGAGGCCGTTTGTAGTGTTTTGTCTGGGAGTAAACGGAGTGGGTAAAACCACAACAATAGGCAAACTTGCCTCCAGGGTAATAGCGCAAGGGCACTCGGTCATGCTTGCGGCAGCAGATACTTTCAGGGCGGCGGCCATAGAGCAGCTGGATATTTGGGCGGCACGCTCAGGGGCCTCAATTGTAAAACACCAACACGGCTCAGACCCTGCCGCTGTGGCTTTTGACGCTGTTGAGGCTGCCAAGGCCAGAGACATTGACCTGGTTATCGTGGACACTGCCGGGAGGCTGCACACTAAAACACACTTGATGGAAGAGCTTAAGAAAATCAAAAGAGTAATAGGAAAATCCATCAAGGGCGCCCCTCATGAGACTCTTCTTGTTGTTGACGCTACAACCGGCCAAAATGCACTTGCGCAAGCAAAGCTCTTTAATGAGGCCGTAGGTGTTACCGGTATAGCGCTGACCAAGATGGACGGCACTTCAAAGGGCGGCATTGTGCTGGCAATTAAAAAGGAACTGAATATTCCAATACGTCTTATAGGGGTTGGAGAGGGAATCAATGATTGCCAGGATTTTATCCCTAAGGACTTTGTAACTGCTTTGTTTGATTAA